The genomic segment aaatagttGAAAAGGCCAAAATATATACAATCACCGACTGTACGTAATTGAAAATCGCATCCATAGGCATGTTGAGTGAACAATTAAAGAAGAACCAAACTAGAGCTCATCATGAATGCGACGAGTTTAAACTATATTCATTTTTGGTGGTGCTTCAGGTTTTGGATTGTTTAGAGGtggcttttgttttttttttctcaattctAATCTACGGTTGGCTctaatttaaatatatatagtaATTTATTTTTGTGATTATGTACTCTTTTGCCACCTCTAAGCATCTCTGATCCCCTTTTTACATCACATCACTAGGTACTCTATAAGGCCTAGGAGGTCCTCTCCTCCTAAAAACTTAAAGGGAAAAGATTATAAAGGGGATAAGTCTATGCTTCTAATTCACTGCCCACAAAGACATAACATGTTTGATAAAGTAGGATGCACCGTTCTCTTTATGCCTTCTCCCCTCCAAAGTCCGGTTCTCCACCTATGAAAGGTTCAGTGTATTTGAGGCCCCTAGGTTGTCACCTTTAGCTCGCTTCCGCAGCTACGAGCACGTTGGAATTTTTGGGGGACAGCAATAGGTGGATGTCGACAGGTCATGCCCCATTGGAAAAATATGAATACGTGGACTCATGCGAATTGCGAAAAAGAATACATTAGAAGTCGATTGCTCTCGGAATACAGACCTCCGAGCTTTTGTTCTTTCTAATATATCTCTCGGAATACGTTGgaagttttttttgttttaattgaAACAACAACGTTcttttttcattaaaatattttgtaaaaaaaactAATACATGAATatatcatgcatggaaaaataatttttatatattttcttggtCATGAAAAAGTggcatattttagttaagtatctacttttctgaaaaagttatctaaaatatctattatatcgTTAATAAAGAAAAGATCCTATTCTATCTGAAAACTTAAAAATATTTCTGAAAAAACAATCTCAATTACTATCTGATGAAAATTAaactttttcatattttatacgAGTTTTTCTTTTTCGTAAAATATATGGATCTTATTCCTATGGAGAAAGTCACTTTTGTATCTCTCTTATTTAAAAACTCCAATCAAATATGAagcatctttttatttttccatatatctcacttttctttctttctttctttttttctttttttttttttcttttttttttgcgaaCCAAACCAAAAGGTTTAAGCCATCCAGACTAGTAACAAATTGTCCAACAATGGAAATGGTAGAGCGCATGCTCCTCTGAACATACCTTGTCGTGTAAAAGCATCCATCATCCATCCCCTTGCAACCTTTGCTCCCAAACATATCTGGATCTTGGATTCTCAAATCTTCTACAAACATACCTATTGGTTAACACAAGAAAGCATGTAAATCTCAGGCATACTGCGGGTGAGAAGTGCTAAAGAGTTTTTTCCAACCCACATATTGTAGCAATGTGTGTCTTCTTCCTCTCGTTTGGGGCCTCCTTGTAATCGACCAGATGTGGAACCAACAGCCTGTAGCAGAACCACATAATATTTGGGAAATGTCACTACCAAAGCACTCGAACCTCAGCAGAGGTTGCTCATTTTGCTTCTCTTTTCACATTTCTTAGATATACAACTTCACCATCTTGATGAAGCGTTGATAGTATTTGGCAGCTCGACTAGGTTGAAACCATTATCTGCATTTCATAAGTTCTCATCATGTTTTCAAAAATTCCAAAGCACATTATGTCAAAAGATAAATAAAGATATGGATTCAATTAATGCTTATAGTCATaggtgctctctctctctctctctctcactcactctctctcactctctcatgGATTCAAAATAATAGAACATATCATACTGTACTAGTTCGGTACCAGTATTAGGTATGAGTGGCGTACTGATAATCGGTATGTCAATAAAATTTCATACTGTACCGATAATGTGCAAATGGAGCACCGGTATGGGTCTAGCACCGAAACAACAAATCttgataaataatatttttttataatatgatAAATAATAAAGGTTGCAAATAGATTGTTTATTTGATCATTTGTGAGAACAAATAGATAAAATAATCTTGATGAAGCAACCTAATCAAAtttaaaaaacagaaaaacaatcCTAGCTGACAATAGCTGCAGCAAATCTGACACTAGCAGCACAAGTCAGGATAAATTCTCGGAACCTACATTACTACATGATAACTAAGCTAACAAGATTTTACAAGCATTAAAGGTTCCTGCACAATCTAACTTGAATCATTGCTATCTTATGTAACCAATGCAAAAAGGTTGAGGTGGCATTTGGTTGATTCAAATATGGTCCCCATGGTGATCTTAGATTATTAGTCATCGTAATTCCGAAGTAATCTAATCCTTGACGATTTAAGATCCCAACATTTGATATGCTATTAAAGATCTCTAGGGTTCGCGATTAGCTTATTTGGTATGCTACATAAATCCAAAATTACTTATTATATAATACCAAAACTATTCTTAAtatatttcatatattatgCATCTACTAAacagaatttttaaataaatcataGAAAAATACACATCAATATAAATGAAATTATCAAAACATATCATTCCAAACCAATTCAACGagaccaaaaattaaaataataataaaaatctgTCAAAATATCTAGGGAACTACCAAACTTTCccataaaaaaaattgagtggATCCACTCTGTAatagaccaaaagaaaaataactcacACTAAAACCCATGTGCAAGTTGAAGGAGTTGTGACGATAAAGAAATAATAATTAACTGGAAACACAGAAAATCCCTAAAACTACAAACTTTGACTTGGAAGCAGGGAAAAACTTGAAGTTACTGAATTCTAAAAACAATAACCCAAATTTCTATTACAAGGAACTCCTATAGATATATTTTATACTCGTGCAAACCCGAAAGAGCTGCAATTATGAAGAAAAGAGAACGTTTTTCTCAAAACCCGGAGGAAAGTTAGGCCATTTTTTTCCATGCGAACAAAAGGCATTTCTATCTCCAAAGTTTAGCTCAACATGCAACCAAGCACAGTAACCTTGTCACCTCCACCCACATCACAATCGTTCTTGAGGTCATCATCTCATAACAAACACCCCCCTAAAGTTATTGGTCATAAAAACAGACAATACTTtcaatcaaaaataaataaataaataaaggcaaGGCTATCTGATCTGATATAACTACTAGAAACGAGCAAGATTTATTTGTCAAAAACAGATAGCAGGACGAGAATCAAAATTCCAGACAAACAAAACTTGATGTCATATCACAAGTCAGCTTCCTGCTACCACTTGACTGAGAACGCACGGCATAGAGCAGAGCACACCATAGCCCCAGAAGCATAGAAAGTTCCATGCAGTAATTCTTGGACATAATGACCTTCTCAAAACTGCTGTAAATTGGCTTGGAACGAAGCACATCACATTCGCACAATAAGAACATAGAAATGTAAAAGACTTAAAACAGAGCTATTAAAACACAAACAAAAAGGAGAATATTGTTACCGGTATTAATCTTGGAATCTAAAATAGCTGATAAAAAAacatttaaagaaaaacaatgtTGACAGTAATAACATCAGGAACCAAAAAGGAGCCGTTCAGAACCCAACAGCCTACTGCTGCATTTCAATTTTCCAGCAATAAAAGCAGACAAAAGGATGAATACTTTAGAAACACAACCTGATAAATTGCAAAACATCACCATGCACTGGaaggcatcatcatcatcttgggCCTTGAGAGGATTCGATGGAGCCTCAGCCTTATTAGACTTTCTAGTCTTCCTAGTTTTCTTCAGAACACTTTGCTTGCCGCGCCAGAAGCAGGTTGTTTGTTTTCATTAACTGGTTTCTTGTCCGCAGCATCAGATATCTTcccatttaataattttttgtgACCTGCATCATCATTTACTTGTTCGCTTTTTCTGGTCCTTTTACTACCAGTTCTGGGAACAGCAGTTTTCTTCCGCTTGGAGGACAACAGTGGGTTAGCGCCAGACGGCATTCCTTCCTCAACCAATTGCTCTTTTGCAAGATTCACATCCCCATTCGCATATGCTAACTCAAGAGCTTCCTCCCCTACATCTTCGATACATTCTTCGATCAGAACAGCATCGGGCCCATTTTGTTGCTCTGCAGTATCCTTGTCAGACTTGTGCTGCAATGATACTATCAGGTCCATCAACTCTCTGTTGATCTGGAACCACCACCACGGTTGGAGTCAGCTCAGATAGGTTATAATCCAACATACCACATGATGCATAAATTTGGCAAAACAAGGATTCAACCTAAACAGCTAAGGACAGACCACTAGCCTTTACCTGGGGATTCTGCAAGAAATCGGCTATATCAGTTGGGCAATTAGGGCAAGTTTTAACAATTTTCTTAGCTCGAAGGGTCCGACCACCGCATGTCCTCTCCTTCACAAAAGACTGATCAGCATATGACCCAAGCAAACACTGCTTGCAAAAGTTATGACCGCAGGGAGTTGTGAGTGGTAAAACCATCACATTCCGACAAATCAAGCAGCTGAATTCTGCAGTTCCAAGCAGAGAGCACTtaagagaaaaataagaaagtaaagtaaataaagatatgttaactGGAAGCACAATGACTAAACCCTTAAACGTATATGGAGCTACAATTGcagaacattttaacatttaaaACAGAGCAAACCTTTCAAGAGTTTCTCCCTCACAGATATACTCTGGGCATGCCTTATGGCTCGCTTCACTCTTTTGCTCTCTTCAGGATTTACAGCTGTCACAGGCTTCTTACTTATTGGTGGAGGCTTCATCCACTTCCACCCAAATTCTTCCTGCCATAACAAAAACAAAATTGATTTACGACCAAGTCAAACTCATAAGAATACGTGTAAAATAGTCTGCAGTGCTGAACAGCCAGCAAATCCCTTCATGCCAAAGACTTGCCATACTCAAGTCAGGCAGCAATGTGTTTGTTGGTATTATTATTCTTTAATTATCACAATAGAGATCTTAGAAAAATATGACATTCAAAAAATAAGTTGTTGCTTTGTACTTGCTGAAGAAACACAGCTTAAAAATTCTTGCAGCATGATAGACCATTGAAGAACAAGCTACCATAGTTTACTAAAACCGATAGACATGGCTAGAAGAATTGCATTGTAAATACATGCCCACCCAAAAGAAACACTGTATCCAGAAAACTCATTTTGCTTGATTGTAATCTGTGACAGGATCTGATGGCAGAGAAATACACCAACAGACCAAGATCATCATTTGATCATCATAAGAGTTGAAAAAGGAACGAACACATACAACATAATCCCATGCTGGGCTTTCCGTCCTTTCAGAAATATCAGTTGCATTCTTCAATTCTCTAATGACAGGCAAGGGTCTTGGGCGATCACCATGCTCGTCACTATATTTCAAGTAAAAATTGGACCACAGATCAAACATCTTTCATTAAAATTGACATAGAACATGAATACAGGAACTTAAAGGAGAGACTGGATTTGAAGGTGCAAGACCTGGTCCATGGAGCTGGTTCATTATCACATCGCACAAACAGGTATCGGCAGACCATATAAGTACCCTGAGGCAGAATAAAGACAATTTTTGATTAAACATCGATATTTGCTCACAATTGGAAAGCAAGCCCAATGTAAACAAGATATGCAACACAGAACAGATATGTACTTGATTTCCAATTTTCTTCCAGCATTTTTCAATCCTGTATATTCCATCATAGCGCACACCAGATTCAGGAGCATACGAAGACCGCTTCTCTTTGCAAGACCTTAATACAAAACATCAGTTTTATTCACTTCAAACTAAAGGACACAAATTCAAGAGATCTATGCTAAAACCAAAAAGAACCAACCACCCTTAGATTTGTGGCAAGCATCACTAGCCTCTATACCAGATCAAAAATATTTAGCatcaaaatccataattaaagaCGCTAATCCAATCAAATTTTTGAGTTTCAACTGCAAGATAAGCTTACCATGCAATGTTCATGTCAAACTACTATCCTGCTGCAGTCAAACTGCTAATGGAACAGGGAAGTTACAACTACTTACTCAAGCAATCATAACACGGAAATCTGTGAACAAACATGCAAAACCTAAAAGCACATCATGAACTGAACTTGAGCAGGACATCAACTTTTTGACCTAAATCTTGACATGCAACATTAATCTCCAAAGTACACAATGATAGAAGGTGAGATGACAATGGAAAAaatccttttaaaataaaatcatcaGTCTCCAAAGGAAACACATCACCTACCTCACCACTCGGACAGGATAGCCTTTCAAGCAACTAACCCGTAGAGCCTGATTAAGCTTATCAAATTCCTGGTCAAATGCCTGCTCCTTGTTTGTGCGCTTGTTTCCACTTAAATCACGTCCACCACTGTCCATTTTGCATTGAAATTCACTTTGTTAAGAAATTTGAAGCTAAAGTGTGCGAATAGAGAAACGTGGCATTGTTTAATGATAAGAGAGGGTGTCCGTTCCTCTTGATAACCAAAGAGCAATGAATTTCAATAGAAATAACGAATaagcaaaggaaaagaaatggAGTATCTATTCCTCTGATAACTGGAAGAATGGAAAAGAAACCAGAAGCAAGAACAGAACCAATAGTGGATCTAGTTACTATGAATAGTCAAGGGAAAACACTGCCAAAGACGAAAAGGTTTGCCCAAGATATTCCGCTGAGGCAATAATAACAACAACAGTCCAGCAAAGCAGTAGCCAAAACAACAAGAACATCAGAGCAGAAGCAAAAAGCAACAAAACAGCAACGAAGAAAGTAATACCATACCAATCAACTAGCCAGACTCATCAAAAGGCTGTCAGCTACCAAGTCGAATGAAAGTACCTGCCAGTGTAGAGAAACCA from the Phoenix dactylifera cultivar Barhee BC4 chromosome 14, palm_55x_up_171113_PBpolish2nd_filt_p, whole genome shotgun sequence genome contains:
- the LOC103708115 gene encoding E3 ubiquitin-protein ligase ORTHRUS 2-like, with protein sequence MAIDLPCDGDGVCMVCKAAPPEAEVVECRTCATPWHVQCLSAPPESMASLIDWQCPDCSPPPEGLHTAGAGGASLSSAAAPAGENAGLIAAIRAIEEDSSLTEREKARKRQELIGGTATASATADEEDVKGKKVAIGDNDVLALLDDKFKCVFCMQLPERPVSTPCGHNFCLKCFQKWVTQGKSTCAKCRTSIPLKMAAQPRINLVLVAAIRMAKIAKRITSDVPQHVYHFLHNENRPDKAFTTERAKKRGKANACSGQIFVTVPSDHFGPILAEHDPKRNQGVLVGETWEDRMECRQWGAHFPHVAGIAGQSEYGAQSVALSGGYKDDEDHGDWFLYTGSGGRDLSGNKRTNKEQAFDQEFDKLNQALRVSCLKGYPVRVVRSCKEKRSSYAPESGVRYDGIYRIEKCWKKIGNQGTYMVCRYLFVRCDNEPAPWTSDEHGDRPRPLPVIRELKNATDISERTESPAWDYVEEFGWKWMKPPPISKKPVTAVNPEESKRVKRAIRHAQSISVREKLLKEFSCLICRNVMVLPLTTPCGHNFCKQCLLGSYADQSFVKERTCGGRTLRAKKIVKTCPNCPTDIADFLQNPQINRELMDLIVSLQHKSDKDTAEQQNGPDAVLIEECIEDVGEEALELAYANGDVNLAKEQLVEEGMPSGANPLLSSKRKKTAVPRTGSKRTRKSEQVNDDAGHKKLLNGKISDAADKKPVNENKQPASGAASKVF